The genomic DNA TGCTCTGGCCTATAATATTCTATAGAAAAGACTCTCCTCGATCAACCATCCGGGCCTCAGAAGGTTACCACAAGGGCTGCTCCCAGGATCGTATCGGTCTTGTCCAGGGTCGACGGCCTCGGCCTGTTGTTGTACCTTACCTTGTAGGCCACTTTCAGGGAGAGATAGTTACTCAGCGCGGATACGAACGCAGTCTCGGAGACTATCTTGTAGTTGTCACTCTCCTCGAAATCGTAGAGAAATTCCAGGGATTGCGAGAACTTGTTCCTGTCTGTAAACGCGTATTCGTATTTACCAAAGACCCGGCCTTCCACAAAATCCTCACTCGTCTCATCGGTGTAGTCTTCAACCGTGTAATTCAGCCCGGCCTCGCCGAGGAGGAAATGCTTCGGGCCGACGAAAAACCTGTACCCCACACCGGGGCCAAGGGAGTACCTGTTTTGAAAACCCGCAAAGGTGTCTCTCAACCAACGGCCGAGGCCGTAAGCGTAGAAGCGCCCGGAAATGACACGGTCAAAACGGAGATCCGTGTAGTACCTCTCCGCGGTCTTCTCGCCGTCTTCCTCTCCGTAGAGGGCCCCGATCTTCCACGAACCCTTGGATTTCTCCGTAAACTGGTATGACAGGAGATTGTTTCCCGCCAGGGTCGTAACACTCGTATTTCCGCTGGTGCTCACAAACGAGAGATCGGCCTCGTCCTTCCATTTCTTCACAGCCCCAGGGTCTTTGCCGCCTGCGTACCCCTCCCCAGCGGCGGCAGCTACGACCAATAATAGAATCAATGCCTGTATCCTTCTCATCTCGGTCCTCCCCTCATTATCTCGAACAGATTCGTCGAACCTAATCCCCCCATATGAGCAACGGCCCCTCCCTCATGGGACCTGTCTCTTCCACCATCCGGGCTGGTCGCAGGCTGGCCCGAGCGACAGCCCGGGAACTTGGCTTGACCCCGAGGTCGCAGAATACGATAGTATTTTCTGATCCTGCTTTTTCGTTCCGGAGAGAAACATACTCGTGAAAATAAAAGACGCCGTCTTTGTAAAAAGCGCCGCAGCTCCCAGGGACTATCCCCACCACGGACTCCCCGAGGTTGCCTTTGCCGGCCGGTCCAACGTGG from Deltaproteobacteria bacterium includes the following:
- a CDS encoding DUF481 domain-containing protein, coding for MRRIQALILLLVVAAAAGEGYAGGKDPGAVKKWKDEADLSFVSTSGNTSVTTLAGNNLLSYQFTEKSKGSWKIGALYGEEDGEKTAERYYTDLRFDRVISGRFYAYGLGRWLRDTFAGFQNRYSLGPGVGYRFFVGPKHFLLGEAGLNYTVEDYTDETSEDFVEGRVFGKYEYAFTDRNKFSQSLEFLYDFEESDNYKIVSETAFVSALSNYLSLKVAYKVRYNNRPRPSTLDKTDTILGAALVVTF